The following are encoded together in the bacterium genome:
- a CDS encoding HIT domain-containing protein, with protein sequence METHLFIPDKLSYVKGNKPKVKCILCAINKGNPKVTKLDIYHTKHFIISLNLYPYNPGHLMIFPKKHLIDPRQLSDDQVLELNNLTTMTLNIIEKLYSPSGFNVGYNIGYVSGASIEHLHLHIIPRYRNEIGLIDIVGKARVIIEDPNETLKKFKEAFLKT encoded by the coding sequence ATGGAAACACATCTATTTATCCCGGATAAACTATCCTATGTAAAAGGAAATAAACCAAAGGTAAAATGTATCTTATGTGCGATTAATAAAGGAAACCCAAAGGTAACAAAACTTGATATTTATCACACAAAGCATTTTATCATCTCGCTTAACCTCTATCCATATAATCCAGGACATTTAATGATTTTCCCGAAAAAGCATCTAATCGACCCAAGACAACTCAGCGATGACCAGGTATTAGAACTTAATAATTTAACAACGATGACATTAAATATTATCGAAAAACTTTATTCTCCGTCAGGATTTAATGTTGGTTATAACATAGGTTATGTCAGTGGAGCAAGTATTGAACATCTTCATCTTCACATCATTCCAAGATACAGAAATGAGATTGGACTTATTGATATTGTAGGTAAGGCACGAGTCATTATCGAAGACCCAAATGAAACGCTGAAGAAGTTTAAAGAGGCATTTCTAAAGACGTAA